A section of the Ictalurus punctatus breed USDA103 chromosome 8, Coco_2.0, whole genome shotgun sequence genome encodes:
- the LOC108268818 gene encoding matrin-3 isoform X2: MSQKYPYTNTGDDFLSHQHIYTDSYQRQSNTYRPSVRSSSQEQKCSTTFSNRAVDSPVNLPGMALSFLHSCGLDSSDLAHLAELPEHLITVETLPKLLLQVKERKLSSTSSSRPSTSQPLDNTSTRAWEGSSHTKPVEYPIDRPAHPVYPLPPEQVQTWQDRWGNPRRRSSLTTGTSGSSSKSSSAPDYIVSKDNDPYSNTTDSPEASSRTFVDFGPRPLLSLRLEPPVIVPTRKEASDYNCKIPPAFPHVCCLCDISIHSTKDWLFHVRGSEHAKGQLHLVRNYPKWDQTVESARRNESSEVYKVPTRKEASDFNGTVPPVFPYLCVLCNITVFSEKDWSVHITGGQHAQSQLDLMGKYPEWDGTVRSSRRNDGHTSTDIRDEASIENTSDKKKSQVKDELSSRVVSFTPLPVGEGITAELTTIAKHFGSVKRSLFLTNRGFVEMTCLTGAKKLVEHYSANQLKLKGKLIQVTFSCEYNSLREAEVGDKTQSRSSNTHRRSSPSRHSIQKDSPSPRRRRSSEKTHSGPKRKRSSERTHSSPKRTRSSERTHSSPKRRRSSERTHSSPKRTRSSERTHSSPKRTHSSERTHSSPKRKCSSERTHSSPKRTCSSERTHSSPKRTCSSERTHSSPKRTCSSERTHSSPKRRCSSERTHSSRSRHVKEREDSQKPKESSSTSSHSCHSSSSAAKDEATKSSADAGEKRIVSNDYLERIDSDSDLEGIEVIADDGEELVHDIDDYEPTTSDQENLPSMDITNVHPMEQVKTGKYSPNADTSETSNSMPEGQKFEEHEDQELKEEEHDFPKILENCVTLDEFTEENFSDSQESDEPNPSIQKTEVSQLKGQSDKESESPTKESTSKTTAEPNTSENLEDAVDQPKEEQDTERVTDDLKETFGKVLEVRNLPSAEDYADSDFMKIIKRYGDVTHHVLFRSCKKGFIEMALTSDAERIAADSKNQDIVLRGNILKIKVSEKYCRLPGESFSVDSDDEEIRKGEISKESNNKQQSDALNGNTESLNDSLKTNDPVGTEFVRPVVGYFCNLCNVIYASEEEAKDEHCRSTAHREKVKEHKERSGSVETKK, from the exons ATGTCTCAGAAATACCCCTACACGAACACAGGGGATGACTTTCTATCACATCAACACATATATACAGATTCATACCAGAGACAATCCAATACGTACCGGCCAAGTGTTAGATCCTCGTCTCAGGAGCAAAAATGCTCTACAACATTTTCCAACCGAGCTGTAGACTCTCCTGTCAACTTACCCGGGATGGCTTTGTCATTTCTTCACAGCTGTGGACTGGACTCGAGTGACCTTGCCCACCTTGCAGAACTTCCTGAGCATCTCATCACAGTCGAGACGCTTCCCAAACTGCTTTTACAGGTCAAAGAACGTAAATTATCCAGCACTTCATCATCTAGGCCCAGCACAAGTCAGCCTCTTGACAATACCTCAACTCGTGCCTGGGAGGGTAGCAGCCACACCAAACCTGTCGAATATCCGATCGATCGACCTGCGCACCCAGTGTACCCTCTTCCTCCAGAGCAAGTTCAAACCTGGCAAGACCGCTGGGGGAATCCTCGACGAAGGAGTTCTTTAACCACCGGTACCAGCGGTTCCAGCAGTAAAAGCAGCAGTGCTCCAGACTACATCGTCTCCAAGGACAATGACCCATATAGCAATACCACAGACTCACCAGAGGCCTCGTCACGCACTTTTGTTGATTTCGGACCGAGGCCTCTCCTTTCTCTGAGATTAGAGCCACCTGTTATCGTGCCTACTAGGAAGGAGGCCTCAGACTACAATTGCAAAATTCCCCCGGCTTTTCCTCATGTGTGTTGTCTCTGTGACATTTCTATCCATTCTACAAAG GACTGGCTTTTTCATGTTCGAGGAAGTGAGCATGCTAAAGGTCAACTTCATCTTGTGAGAAA TTACCCAAAGTGGGATCAGACTGTTGAATCTGCGAGAAG GAATGAAAGCTCAGAAG TTTACAAAGTGCCAACCAGGAAGGAGGCCTCAGACTTCAATGGCACAGTTCCCCCAGTTTTTCCTTACTTGTGTGTTCTCTGCAACATCACTGTCTTTTCTGAAAAG GACTGGTCTGTTCATATTACAGGTGGTCAGCATGCTCAGAGCCAGCTTGACCTTATGGGAAA GTACCCAGAGTGGGATGGGACTGTTCGATCTTCTAGAAG AAATGATGGTCACACCTCCACTGACATAAGAG ATGAAGCCTCAATCGAAAATACTTCAGACAAGAAGAAGTCACAAGTGAAAGATGAA ctgAGTTCTCGAGTTGTGAGCTTCACACCATTACCTGTTGGAGAAGGGATCACTGCAGAGTTGACCACCATTGCTAAACATTTTGGATCTGTCAAAAGATCCTTGTTTCTGACAAACCGG GGTTTTGTGGAAATGACTTGTTTAACAGGTGCCAAGAAATTGGTTGAACACTACTCAGCCAATCAACTGAAATTAAAAGGCAAATTAATTCAAGTCACTTTCTCTTGTGAATATAACTCACTAAG AGAGGCAGAAGTTGGTGACAAAACGCAATCCCGGAGCTCTAACACCCACAGAAGATCAAGCCCAAGCAGGCACAGCATTCAGAAGGACTCTCCTAGTCCCAGGAGAAGACGTTCATCAGAGAAAACTCATTCTGGGCCCAAGAGAAAACGTTCATCAGAGAGGACTCATTCTAGCCCCAAAAGAACACGCTCCTCAGAGAGGACTCATTCTAGCCCCAAGAGAAGACGCTCGTCAGAGAGGACTCATTCTAGCCCCAAAAGAACACGCTCATCAGAGAGGACTCATTCTAGCCCCAAAAGAACACACTCGTCAGAGAGGACTCATTCTAGCCCCAAGAGAAAATGTTCATCAGAGAGGACTCATTCTAGCCCCAAAAGAACATGCTCATCAGAGAGGACTCATTCTAGCCCCAAAAGAACATGCTCATCAGAGAGGACTCATTCTAGCCCCAAAAGAACATGCTCGTCAGAGAGGACTCATTCTAGCCCCAAGAGAAGATGCTCTTCAGAGAGAACCCACTCTTCTAGGAGTCGCCATGTAAAAGAGCGAGAAGATTCTCAAAAACCCAAGGAGAGCTCTAGTACTTCCTCACATTCCTGCCATTCCTCAAGCTCTGCTGCTAAAGATGAAGCTACAAAATCAAGTGCAGATGCAGGAGAAAAGAGAATTGTGAGCAACGACTATCTTGAAAGGATAGATTCAGACAGTGACCTTGAAGGGATAGAAGTGATAGCAGATGATGGTGAAGAATTGGTGCATGACATTGATGATTATGAGCCCACAACAAGTGACCAGGAAAATTTACCATCAATGGATATAACAAATGTTCACCCAATGGAACAAGTCAAAACTGGAAAATATTCTCCAAATGCTGATACATCAGAAACATCAAACAGTATGCCGGAGGGCCAAAAGTTTGAAGAACACGAAGACCAGGAATTAAAGGAG GAGGAACATGACTTCCCCAAGATCCTTGAAAATTGTGTGACCTTAGATGAGTTCACAGAAGAAAATTTTTCAGATTCTCAAG AATCAGATGAACCGAACCCCTCAATCCAAAAAACTGAGGTTAGTCAACTAAAGGGG CAAAGTGATAAAGAATCCGAATCACCAACAAAAGAAAGTACCAGCAAAACAACTGCAGAACCCAACACTTCAGAGAACCTAGAAGACGCTGTTGATCAACCTAAAGAGGAACAGGACACTGAGAGAGTGACCGACGACCTCAAG GAAACCTTTGGCAAAGTCCTTGAGGTCAGAAATCTACCAAGCGCTGAAGACTATGCAGACTCTGACTTTATGAAGATCATAAAGCGATATGGAGACGTAACCCACCATGTATTGTTTCGCAGTTGCAAAAAG GGGTTTATTGAGATGGCGCTCACATCTGATGCTGAGAGAATCGCAGCTGATTCTAAAAATCAAGATATTGTACTACGCGGTAACATCTTGAAGATTAAAGTGTCTGAGAAATACTGCCGTCTACCAGGAGAAAG TTTTAGTGTTGATTCTGATGATGAAGAAATCAGAAAAGGAGAAATATCTAAG GAGTCCAATAATAAGCAGCAGAGTGATGCACTAAATGGTAACACAGAATCTTTAAACGATTCTCTCAAAACAAATGACCCAGTAG GAACTGAGTTTGTCCGGCCTGTGGTGGGCTACTTCTGTAACCTGTGCAATGTCATCTATGCCAGTGAAGAGGAAGCAAAAGACGAGCACTGCAGAAGTACTGCACACCGTGAGAAAGTGAAG GAACACAAGGAAAGAAGTGGCTCTGTGGAAACTAAAAAGTAA
- the LOC108268818 gene encoding matrin-3 isoform X1: MSQKYPYTNTGDDFLSHQHIYTDSYQRQSNTYRPSVRSSSQEQKCSTTFSNRAVDSPVNLPGMALSFLHSCGLDSSDLAHLAELPEHLITVETLPKLLLQVKERKLSSTSSSRPSTSQPLDNTSTRAWEGSSHTKPVEYPIDRPAHPVYPLPPEQVQTWQDRWGNPRRRSSLTTGTSGSSSKSSSAPDYIVSKDNDPYSNTTDSPEASSRTFVDFGPRPLLSLRLEPPVIVPTRKEASDYNCKIPPAFPHVCCLCDISIHSTKDWLFHVRGSEHAKGQLHLVRNYPKWDQTVESARRNESSEVYKVPTRKEASDFNGTVPPVFPYLCVLCNITVFSEKDWSVHITGGQHAQSQLDLMGKYPEWDGTVRSSRRNDGHTSTDIRDEASIENTSDKKKSQVKDELSSRVVSFTPLPVGEGITAELTTIAKHFGSVKRSLFLTNRGFVEMTCLTGAKKLVEHYSANQLKLKGKLIQVTFSCEYNSLREAEVGDKTQSRSSNTHRRSSPSRHSIQKDSPSPRRRRSSEKTHSGPKRKRSSERTHSSPKRTRSSERTHSSPKRRRSSERTHSSPKRTRSSERTHSSPKRTHSSERTHSSPKRKCSSERTHSSPKRTCSSERTHSSPKRTCSSERTHSSPKRTCSSERTHSSPKRRCSSERTHSSRSRHVKEREDSQKPKESSSTSSHSCHSSSSAAKDEATKSSADAGEKRIVSNDYLERIDSDSDLEGIEVIADDGEELVHDIDDYEPTTSDQENLPSMDITNVHPMEQVKTGKYSPNADTSETSNSMPEGQKFEEHEDQELKEEEHDFPKILENCVTLDEFTEENFSDSQESDEPNPSIQKTEDSSEEVTTCTNPVSYTKQSDKESESPTKESTSKTTAEPNTSENLEDAVDQPKEEQDTERVTDDLKETFGKVLEVRNLPSAEDYADSDFMKIIKRYGDVTHHVLFRSCKKGFIEMALTSDAERIAADSKNQDIVLRGNILKIKVSEKYCRLPGESFSVDSDDEEIRKGEISKESNNKQQSDALNGNTESLNDSLKTNDPVGTEFVRPVVGYFCNLCNVIYASEEEAKDEHCRSTAHREKVKEHKERSGSVETKK; encoded by the exons ATGTCTCAGAAATACCCCTACACGAACACAGGGGATGACTTTCTATCACATCAACACATATATACAGATTCATACCAGAGACAATCCAATACGTACCGGCCAAGTGTTAGATCCTCGTCTCAGGAGCAAAAATGCTCTACAACATTTTCCAACCGAGCTGTAGACTCTCCTGTCAACTTACCCGGGATGGCTTTGTCATTTCTTCACAGCTGTGGACTGGACTCGAGTGACCTTGCCCACCTTGCAGAACTTCCTGAGCATCTCATCACAGTCGAGACGCTTCCCAAACTGCTTTTACAGGTCAAAGAACGTAAATTATCCAGCACTTCATCATCTAGGCCCAGCACAAGTCAGCCTCTTGACAATACCTCAACTCGTGCCTGGGAGGGTAGCAGCCACACCAAACCTGTCGAATATCCGATCGATCGACCTGCGCACCCAGTGTACCCTCTTCCTCCAGAGCAAGTTCAAACCTGGCAAGACCGCTGGGGGAATCCTCGACGAAGGAGTTCTTTAACCACCGGTACCAGCGGTTCCAGCAGTAAAAGCAGCAGTGCTCCAGACTACATCGTCTCCAAGGACAATGACCCATATAGCAATACCACAGACTCACCAGAGGCCTCGTCACGCACTTTTGTTGATTTCGGACCGAGGCCTCTCCTTTCTCTGAGATTAGAGCCACCTGTTATCGTGCCTACTAGGAAGGAGGCCTCAGACTACAATTGCAAAATTCCCCCGGCTTTTCCTCATGTGTGTTGTCTCTGTGACATTTCTATCCATTCTACAAAG GACTGGCTTTTTCATGTTCGAGGAAGTGAGCATGCTAAAGGTCAACTTCATCTTGTGAGAAA TTACCCAAAGTGGGATCAGACTGTTGAATCTGCGAGAAG GAATGAAAGCTCAGAAG TTTACAAAGTGCCAACCAGGAAGGAGGCCTCAGACTTCAATGGCACAGTTCCCCCAGTTTTTCCTTACTTGTGTGTTCTCTGCAACATCACTGTCTTTTCTGAAAAG GACTGGTCTGTTCATATTACAGGTGGTCAGCATGCTCAGAGCCAGCTTGACCTTATGGGAAA GTACCCAGAGTGGGATGGGACTGTTCGATCTTCTAGAAG AAATGATGGTCACACCTCCACTGACATAAGAG ATGAAGCCTCAATCGAAAATACTTCAGACAAGAAGAAGTCACAAGTGAAAGATGAA ctgAGTTCTCGAGTTGTGAGCTTCACACCATTACCTGTTGGAGAAGGGATCACTGCAGAGTTGACCACCATTGCTAAACATTTTGGATCTGTCAAAAGATCCTTGTTTCTGACAAACCGG GGTTTTGTGGAAATGACTTGTTTAACAGGTGCCAAGAAATTGGTTGAACACTACTCAGCCAATCAACTGAAATTAAAAGGCAAATTAATTCAAGTCACTTTCTCTTGTGAATATAACTCACTAAG AGAGGCAGAAGTTGGTGACAAAACGCAATCCCGGAGCTCTAACACCCACAGAAGATCAAGCCCAAGCAGGCACAGCATTCAGAAGGACTCTCCTAGTCCCAGGAGAAGACGTTCATCAGAGAAAACTCATTCTGGGCCCAAGAGAAAACGTTCATCAGAGAGGACTCATTCTAGCCCCAAAAGAACACGCTCCTCAGAGAGGACTCATTCTAGCCCCAAGAGAAGACGCTCGTCAGAGAGGACTCATTCTAGCCCCAAAAGAACACGCTCATCAGAGAGGACTCATTCTAGCCCCAAAAGAACACACTCGTCAGAGAGGACTCATTCTAGCCCCAAGAGAAAATGTTCATCAGAGAGGACTCATTCTAGCCCCAAAAGAACATGCTCATCAGAGAGGACTCATTCTAGCCCCAAAAGAACATGCTCATCAGAGAGGACTCATTCTAGCCCCAAAAGAACATGCTCGTCAGAGAGGACTCATTCTAGCCCCAAGAGAAGATGCTCTTCAGAGAGAACCCACTCTTCTAGGAGTCGCCATGTAAAAGAGCGAGAAGATTCTCAAAAACCCAAGGAGAGCTCTAGTACTTCCTCACATTCCTGCCATTCCTCAAGCTCTGCTGCTAAAGATGAAGCTACAAAATCAAGTGCAGATGCAGGAGAAAAGAGAATTGTGAGCAACGACTATCTTGAAAGGATAGATTCAGACAGTGACCTTGAAGGGATAGAAGTGATAGCAGATGATGGTGAAGAATTGGTGCATGACATTGATGATTATGAGCCCACAACAAGTGACCAGGAAAATTTACCATCAATGGATATAACAAATGTTCACCCAATGGAACAAGTCAAAACTGGAAAATATTCTCCAAATGCTGATACATCAGAAACATCAAACAGTATGCCGGAGGGCCAAAAGTTTGAAGAACACGAAGACCAGGAATTAAAGGAG GAGGAACATGACTTCCCCAAGATCCTTGAAAATTGTGTGACCTTAGATGAGTTCACAGAAGAAAATTTTTCAGATTCTCAAG AATCAGATGAACCGAACCCCTCAATCCAAAAAACTGAG gaCTCATCAGAAGAAGTAACCACATGCACAAATCCTGTCTCCTATACAAAGCAAAGTGATAAAGAATCCGAATCACCAACAAAAGAAAGTACCAGCAAAACAACTGCAGAACCCAACACTTCAGAGAACCTAGAAGACGCTGTTGATCAACCTAAAGAGGAACAGGACACTGAGAGAGTGACCGACGACCTCAAG GAAACCTTTGGCAAAGTCCTTGAGGTCAGAAATCTACCAAGCGCTGAAGACTATGCAGACTCTGACTTTATGAAGATCATAAAGCGATATGGAGACGTAACCCACCATGTATTGTTTCGCAGTTGCAAAAAG GGGTTTATTGAGATGGCGCTCACATCTGATGCTGAGAGAATCGCAGCTGATTCTAAAAATCAAGATATTGTACTACGCGGTAACATCTTGAAGATTAAAGTGTCTGAGAAATACTGCCGTCTACCAGGAGAAAG TTTTAGTGTTGATTCTGATGATGAAGAAATCAGAAAAGGAGAAATATCTAAG GAGTCCAATAATAAGCAGCAGAGTGATGCACTAAATGGTAACACAGAATCTTTAAACGATTCTCTCAAAACAAATGACCCAGTAG GAACTGAGTTTGTCCGGCCTGTGGTGGGCTACTTCTGTAACCTGTGCAATGTCATCTATGCCAGTGAAGAGGAAGCAAAAGACGAGCACTGCAGAAGTACTGCACACCGTGAGAAAGTGAAG GAACACAAGGAAAGAAGTGGCTCTGTGGAAACTAAAAAGTAA
- the LOC108268818 gene encoding matrin-3 isoform X3, with translation MSQKYPYTNTGDDFLSHQHIYTDSYQRQSNTYRPSVRSSSQEQKCSTTFSNRAVDSPVNLPGMALSFLHSCGLDSSDLAHLAELPEHLITVETLPKLLLQVKERKLSSTSSSRPSTSQPLDNTSTRAWEGSSHTKPVEYPIDRPAHPVYPLPPEQVQTWQDRWGNPRRRSSLTTGTSGSSSKSSSAPDYIVSKDNDPYSNTTDSPEASSRTFVDFGPRPLLSLRLEPPVIVPTRKEASDYNCKIPPAFPHVCCLCDISIHSTKDWLFHVRGSEHAKGQLHLVRNYPKWDQTVESARRNESSEVYKVPTRKEASDFNGTVPPVFPYLCVLCNITVFSEKDWSVHITGGQHAQSQLDLMGKYPEWDGTVRSSRRNDGHTSTDIRDEASIENTSDKKKSQVKDELSSRVVSFTPLPVGEGITAELTTIAKHFGSVKRSLFLTNRGFVEMTCLTGAKKLVEHYSANQLKLKGKLIQVTFSCEYNSLREAEVGDKTQSRSSNTHRRSSPSRHSIQKDSPSPRRRRSSEKTHSGPKRKRSSERTHSSPKRTRSSERTHSSPKRRRSSERTHSSPKRTRSSERTHSSPKRTHSSERTHSSPKRKCSSERTHSSPKRTCSSERTHSSPKRTCSSERTHSSPKRTCSSERTHSSPKRRCSSERTHSSRSRHVKEREDSQKPKESSSTSSHSCHSSSSAAKDEATKSSADAGEKRIVSNDYLERIDSDSDLEGIEVIADDGEELVHDIDDYEPTTSDQENLPSMDITNVHPMEQVKTGKYSPNADTSETSNSMPEGQKFEEHEDQELKEEEHDFPKILENCVTLDEFTEENFSDSQESDEPNPSIQKTEQSDKESESPTKESTSKTTAEPNTSENLEDAVDQPKEEQDTERVTDDLKETFGKVLEVRNLPSAEDYADSDFMKIIKRYGDVTHHVLFRSCKKGFIEMALTSDAERIAADSKNQDIVLRGNILKIKVSEKYCRLPGESFSVDSDDEEIRKGEISKESNNKQQSDALNGNTESLNDSLKTNDPVGTEFVRPVVGYFCNLCNVIYASEEEAKDEHCRSTAHREKVKEHKERSGSVETKK, from the exons ATGTCTCAGAAATACCCCTACACGAACACAGGGGATGACTTTCTATCACATCAACACATATATACAGATTCATACCAGAGACAATCCAATACGTACCGGCCAAGTGTTAGATCCTCGTCTCAGGAGCAAAAATGCTCTACAACATTTTCCAACCGAGCTGTAGACTCTCCTGTCAACTTACCCGGGATGGCTTTGTCATTTCTTCACAGCTGTGGACTGGACTCGAGTGACCTTGCCCACCTTGCAGAACTTCCTGAGCATCTCATCACAGTCGAGACGCTTCCCAAACTGCTTTTACAGGTCAAAGAACGTAAATTATCCAGCACTTCATCATCTAGGCCCAGCACAAGTCAGCCTCTTGACAATACCTCAACTCGTGCCTGGGAGGGTAGCAGCCACACCAAACCTGTCGAATATCCGATCGATCGACCTGCGCACCCAGTGTACCCTCTTCCTCCAGAGCAAGTTCAAACCTGGCAAGACCGCTGGGGGAATCCTCGACGAAGGAGTTCTTTAACCACCGGTACCAGCGGTTCCAGCAGTAAAAGCAGCAGTGCTCCAGACTACATCGTCTCCAAGGACAATGACCCATATAGCAATACCACAGACTCACCAGAGGCCTCGTCACGCACTTTTGTTGATTTCGGACCGAGGCCTCTCCTTTCTCTGAGATTAGAGCCACCTGTTATCGTGCCTACTAGGAAGGAGGCCTCAGACTACAATTGCAAAATTCCCCCGGCTTTTCCTCATGTGTGTTGTCTCTGTGACATTTCTATCCATTCTACAAAG GACTGGCTTTTTCATGTTCGAGGAAGTGAGCATGCTAAAGGTCAACTTCATCTTGTGAGAAA TTACCCAAAGTGGGATCAGACTGTTGAATCTGCGAGAAG GAATGAAAGCTCAGAAG TTTACAAAGTGCCAACCAGGAAGGAGGCCTCAGACTTCAATGGCACAGTTCCCCCAGTTTTTCCTTACTTGTGTGTTCTCTGCAACATCACTGTCTTTTCTGAAAAG GACTGGTCTGTTCATATTACAGGTGGTCAGCATGCTCAGAGCCAGCTTGACCTTATGGGAAA GTACCCAGAGTGGGATGGGACTGTTCGATCTTCTAGAAG AAATGATGGTCACACCTCCACTGACATAAGAG ATGAAGCCTCAATCGAAAATACTTCAGACAAGAAGAAGTCACAAGTGAAAGATGAA ctgAGTTCTCGAGTTGTGAGCTTCACACCATTACCTGTTGGAGAAGGGATCACTGCAGAGTTGACCACCATTGCTAAACATTTTGGATCTGTCAAAAGATCCTTGTTTCTGACAAACCGG GGTTTTGTGGAAATGACTTGTTTAACAGGTGCCAAGAAATTGGTTGAACACTACTCAGCCAATCAACTGAAATTAAAAGGCAAATTAATTCAAGTCACTTTCTCTTGTGAATATAACTCACTAAG AGAGGCAGAAGTTGGTGACAAAACGCAATCCCGGAGCTCTAACACCCACAGAAGATCAAGCCCAAGCAGGCACAGCATTCAGAAGGACTCTCCTAGTCCCAGGAGAAGACGTTCATCAGAGAAAACTCATTCTGGGCCCAAGAGAAAACGTTCATCAGAGAGGACTCATTCTAGCCCCAAAAGAACACGCTCCTCAGAGAGGACTCATTCTAGCCCCAAGAGAAGACGCTCGTCAGAGAGGACTCATTCTAGCCCCAAAAGAACACGCTCATCAGAGAGGACTCATTCTAGCCCCAAAAGAACACACTCGTCAGAGAGGACTCATTCTAGCCCCAAGAGAAAATGTTCATCAGAGAGGACTCATTCTAGCCCCAAAAGAACATGCTCATCAGAGAGGACTCATTCTAGCCCCAAAAGAACATGCTCATCAGAGAGGACTCATTCTAGCCCCAAAAGAACATGCTCGTCAGAGAGGACTCATTCTAGCCCCAAGAGAAGATGCTCTTCAGAGAGAACCCACTCTTCTAGGAGTCGCCATGTAAAAGAGCGAGAAGATTCTCAAAAACCCAAGGAGAGCTCTAGTACTTCCTCACATTCCTGCCATTCCTCAAGCTCTGCTGCTAAAGATGAAGCTACAAAATCAAGTGCAGATGCAGGAGAAAAGAGAATTGTGAGCAACGACTATCTTGAAAGGATAGATTCAGACAGTGACCTTGAAGGGATAGAAGTGATAGCAGATGATGGTGAAGAATTGGTGCATGACATTGATGATTATGAGCCCACAACAAGTGACCAGGAAAATTTACCATCAATGGATATAACAAATGTTCACCCAATGGAACAAGTCAAAACTGGAAAATATTCTCCAAATGCTGATACATCAGAAACATCAAACAGTATGCCGGAGGGCCAAAAGTTTGAAGAACACGAAGACCAGGAATTAAAGGAG GAGGAACATGACTTCCCCAAGATCCTTGAAAATTGTGTGACCTTAGATGAGTTCACAGAAGAAAATTTTTCAGATTCTCAAG AATCAGATGAACCGAACCCCTCAATCCAAAAAACTGAG CAAAGTGATAAAGAATCCGAATCACCAACAAAAGAAAGTACCAGCAAAACAACTGCAGAACCCAACACTTCAGAGAACCTAGAAGACGCTGTTGATCAACCTAAAGAGGAACAGGACACTGAGAGAGTGACCGACGACCTCAAG GAAACCTTTGGCAAAGTCCTTGAGGTCAGAAATCTACCAAGCGCTGAAGACTATGCAGACTCTGACTTTATGAAGATCATAAAGCGATATGGAGACGTAACCCACCATGTATTGTTTCGCAGTTGCAAAAAG GGGTTTATTGAGATGGCGCTCACATCTGATGCTGAGAGAATCGCAGCTGATTCTAAAAATCAAGATATTGTACTACGCGGTAACATCTTGAAGATTAAAGTGTCTGAGAAATACTGCCGTCTACCAGGAGAAAG TTTTAGTGTTGATTCTGATGATGAAGAAATCAGAAAAGGAGAAATATCTAAG GAGTCCAATAATAAGCAGCAGAGTGATGCACTAAATGGTAACACAGAATCTTTAAACGATTCTCTCAAAACAAATGACCCAGTAG GAACTGAGTTTGTCCGGCCTGTGGTGGGCTACTTCTGTAACCTGTGCAATGTCATCTATGCCAGTGAAGAGGAAGCAAAAGACGAGCACTGCAGAAGTACTGCACACCGTGAGAAAGTGAAG GAACACAAGGAAAGAAGTGGCTCTGTGGAAACTAAAAAGTAA